The window GGGGTACGCGGCCTTCGCGATCACCGAGTACTGCGTGTAGTCGACGCTGCGGTCGAGCAGCGTGGAGTAGTTCATGCCCGGTACGCCGAGCACGGCGCGCGTCCACTCGGTCGAGATCGCGGTCGCGGCGCCGCCGATGATCCCGCCCTGGCTGTTGCCGTTGAAGAACACCTCGCCGGTCGCGAGCACCGGCTTCCCGCCCGCCCGGAACGCCGAGTTGCCCGCGAAGCCGCGCGGGTCCTTCATGAGCCGGGCGAGGAACTGGAAGTCGAGGATGCCCTGCTGCAGGCGGTCGGCGAGGGTCGGGAAGCGCGACGCGTCCTGCAGGACCGCGACGACGTTCCCGACGTCGCCGCTCGACATGCCGATCCAGTCGGTCGCGCACTCGACCGCGTCCCCCGCGTTCGCGAGCGCAGCGAAGGCCAACACCTCGCTCCTGCTCCCGAGCAGCCCGTGGCCGTAGACGATCCCCCGCCCAGGTCGCGTCGTCGCGGCGCGCGGCACGATGCAGAGGTACGGCGCGTGGTACACGCCGTTGCGGACGGGCAGCCCGTCCGGACCGTCGACGAAGCGGGTTCCCGGCTCGCCCGCGTCGCTGAGGTACAGCGGGACGGCGAACGTCCCGGACACGACGCGCAGCAGGTTCGGGTTCGGCGCCTCCTGCACGGAGTCGACGGTGAACGACGGCACGCCGCCGTGCAACGACGCGAACGCGTCGTCACGGATGTGCAGCAGCCGCTCGCTCAGGCTCCGCTCGCTCGCGATCGTGAAGTCCCACGCCAGGTACAGATCCGAACGCGCGACATCCGCCCGGGCCAGCGTCCGGAACACGGACTCCAGGTGCGCACGCCGGCCCTCGACCGTCGGGATGAACGTCGGGATCCGGTCGCGGTAGAGCTGGAAGGCGCGGCTCGCGGCGATCGGCGCGCCCGACGTGTCGACGAGGTGCCGGAACGCGACGACGTAGCGGTGACCCTCGAGGAAGTTGCGCGCCGGCCGCACGATCAGCGCGCGCTGCGCGTCGTTCGGCGCGTTGGCGTCGAGCTCCGCGAAGTACGGCCAGTGCGCGCCGGTGTCGGCGTCGACGAGCACGATCGGCGCGTCCGGCGCGAGCGAGTGTCCGATGTCGGTGACGTTCGCGATCCCAGACCGGGCGGGATCGACGCCCGGGATCTGGACGAGGATCTCGCTGCCGGGGCTGAACCCGTCGTTGCGGTTCCACTCCGTCGGGTCGACGTGCACCCCCGCGGTGTTCGCGGGGAGCGACGCGGCCGTGAGGTTCACGCGCCGGCCGGTGTCGGTGTGGTGGTCGGGCACCGTGAACCAGTCGTCGGGGAACGGCAGCATGCAGCGGCTCTGCCCGAGGAACTCGCACCCAGGCGACGCGCTGACCGCGGGCTCCCAGGAGACGACGACGGAGTCGCGCCCATGACGGCCGGCGGACGCGTCGATGCGGTCGATCCCGGGGACCAGGTCGGCAGCCTGCAACGTGCCGCGCAGGTGGTCGCCCTGGCGCGCGAGGCGGGCGGTCACGTCGTGCACGACGCCACCTGCGCCCGTCACGGTGACGCGCACGGAGTCGCGACCGGTCTCGACGTCGACGGGCAGCACGCCGTTCGCAGAGACCTGCGTGTGCGTGGCCGGGGCGTCGATCTCGACGCGCCCGCGGTGCCGTGCCGACGCGTACGCGGGCACCGCGGTCAGCGGAACGAGCGCGAGCGCGGCCAGAAACGTTCCGAGTCGTCGCACGAGTCGGAGCGTACGGATGGCCGCGCGCGAGCGTCAACGAACGCCGATGCGGAGCGCGTGCACGAGGTCGTCCCACAGGTCGTCGACGTCCTCGCACCCGACGCTCATGCGCAGGAGCTCGGGTGGTGTGAGGTCCTCGCGCGCCCACCGCCGCCGGCGTTCGAGCGTCGTCTCGACACCACCGAGGCTCGTCGCGTGCACGATCAGACGGGTCGAGCGCGCGACCGCCTCGGCCGCATCGGCCCCGCCCCGCACCTCGAACGCGAGCATGAAGCCGGTCCCCGCCATCTGCGCGCGCGCCCGGTCGTGCCACGGATCGCCGGCAAGGCCGGGGTAGCGAACGCGCGTGACCGCGCCGTGGTCACGCAGGCGGCACGCGAGCTCGAGCGCGTTCGCCTGCGCACGGTCCATCCGCACCGACAGCGTGCGCAGCCCGCGCAGCGCGAGGAACGTCTCCATCGGGCCGGGGATCGCGCCGTGGAGGCTCCGCCGCTGGCGCAGCGCGTGCTCGTGCGCGGCGCGCGTGACGACCGAGCCGAGGACCACGTCGGAATGACCGGCGAGGAACTTCGTGACGCTGTGCACCACGATGTCCGCACCGAGCCGCAACGGGCGCTGCACGAGCGGTGTGCAGTACGTGTTGTCGACCGCGACGAGCGCGCCCCGCTCGTGCGCGCCCGCGCTCAGCGCGGGCAGGTCGGCGACGTCCATCTTCGGGTTCGTCGGCGACTCCACCCACAGCAGCGCCGCGCCGGTGCACGCGTCGAGCACGGCGTCCGTGTCGGTGATGTCGACGAGCCGGGGCTCCCACCGTCCCGGCGCGGCCTCCTCGATCAGCGCCCGGGTACCCGTGTACCCGTCGACGGGCAGCACGACCGGCGCGCCGACCGGCAACGTCTCGAGCACCGCCGCCACCGCTGCCATCCCGGACGCGAACGCGAGCGCGCGCCCGTCCTCGAGCGCGCCGATCGCCTCCTCGAACGCGTCCCACGTGGGGTTCCCGTCGCGGCCGTACGCGACGGGACCGCCGGCGTGGTACGTGGAGGAGAACACGACGGGCGGGTTCAGCGGCCCGTCGGGGACGTCGGCCGGTCGCCCCGCGGTGACGGCCAGCGTCGCGGGCGAGAGCGGGCGGCGTGCGTGGGGCAGGCCCAGCGATGTCATGTCCCGCTGATAGCAGATCCCGGAACGGCCGGTAGGGTCTGGCGCTTGATCCCTGCCCGCCGCGTCCTCACGGGCGCGGTCGTCGTCGCGCTGGCCGCGTGCGCCGGCAGCTCACACGCCGCGAAGCGTGCCGACCGCCCGGCCCGCGCGGTCGTGCGGTCCACCACGTCCTCGGTGCCGCCGTCGAGCACGACGACGCCGACGACCCGCCCGCCGGTCGCGACGACGACGGTCCCACCGCCGCCGTACGCGCCGCTCGCGATCGCGCTGTCGCCACCGCGCGTCGACGGCGTCTTCGCGATCGGCGACTCCGTGATGCTCGGCGCGGCCCCGCAGCTGCGCGCCCGCGGGATCACCGTCGACGCCGTCGAGAGCCGCCAGTGGGGAACGGGGACGCA of the Acidimicrobiia bacterium genome contains:
- a CDS encoding PLP-dependent transferase produces the protein MTSLGLPHARRPLSPATLAVTAGRPADVPDGPLNPPVVFSSTYHAGGPVAYGRDGNPTWDAFEEAIGALEDGRALAFASGMAAVAAVLETLPVGAPVVLPVDGYTGTRALIEEAAPGRWEPRLVDITDTDAVLDACTGAALLWVESPTNPKMDVADLPALSAGAHERGALVAVDNTYCTPLVQRPLRLGADIVVHSVTKFLAGHSDVVLGSVVTRAAHEHALRQRRSLHGAIPGPMETFLALRGLRTLSVRMDRAQANALELACRLRDHGAVTRVRYPGLAGDPWHDRARAQMAGTGFMLAFEVRGGADAAEAVARSTRLIVHATSLGGVETTLERRRRWAREDLTPPELLRMSVGCEDVDDLWDDLVHALRIGVR